GCCATTTTGAGCTCCCTGTTTCTTATACTATAGATGACCGGGTTCATTACTGGTGGCACCATGCAGTAGAACATAGAAACCAAGAGGTCAAATGCTGATGGGGATCCAGATGTTGGTTTTAGGTAGACAAACATGCCACTTACCATAAACAGGGAGATAACAAAAAAATGAGGCAAGCAAGTTGAAAAGACTTTTTGCTTCCCTTGACTGGATGGGATTCTCAGAACAGTTCTAAAGATCTGAACATAAGAAAAAACAATTAGAAAAAAGTAAACAAAGCCAAAACAAGACCCCAGAATCAGAACCCGGACTTCGTTGATATATGAGTCAAAGCAAGAAATCTTTAGTAGTTGTGGGATTTCACAGAAGAATTGATTGATGACATTAGAACAGAACTCCACAGTGAATGTAGTTCCAGTGTGCATTGCTGAATAGAAAAGTCCACCGATCCAGACACTGGTTGCCATCTGAATGCAGGCTTTCTTGTTCATGACAGTCTCATAATGCAGTGGATTGCAGATGGCAACATAGCGATCATATGCCATAACACCAAGGAGGAGGTAGTGGGAGATCAGGAAGAAAACTAGGAAGAAAACTTGACAGACACATCCAGAGTAAGAGATAGCTTGGGTCTTCATCAAGGAATTTGCAATGGACTTGGGAACTGTAACCGATATGGAACCAAAATCTTGCAATGACAGGTTGGccagaaagaagtacatgggtGTATGAAGCTGGTGGCTATAGATGATGACTGTGATGATGAGAAGGTTTTCTATCAAGGCCACCAAATACATTGTGACAAAAAAAATAATGTGGAATATCTGCAGCTCCTGAATTTCAGAGAATCCGAGCAGAAGGAATCCATTCACTCTTGACTGGTTCAACATTGTATTGTTCAGAGTTCTATTTGGTACCTGTGAAAAGAAAGATGCCAGGCGACTTCCTTTTTCATTTGATTGTATCTATTTGTGAAATTGAGTGGTGCTCTTTGGACAAAATATCTCTCCCTTTCTGGCAGTGGTGATGGAGATAAAAACTGTACTAATGAACTTTATTGATATCTCATTTTAATTGCACCCAGAAGGTTCAGTTCTCAGGAGTTAAGTGCAGCTCAGCAGCACTAAGTCAGACACCTTTTGGGAGTCATATGCTTATAATGACTGATTCAATGGCTATTATTGAACTTGGAAGCATTGTTTTGAAGATGACTCTGTTTATATGATTGAATGTTGACACCCCCACCCTTTGGAGGGAGCTGAGGAGTAGGAAAGGTCTTTGGTAGGGTTTGTGGTTTGTGGGTGGTATtcctagttgggggggggggggagacaaggtCAAGGACCAGTCTGTATTTTGGGCATGGTGACGGACCTGGATTCGCCTAGCCTGTGGCACTGTGGTCCTAGTGTGACTTAAGAATCAACCCTCCTGGTCAACTGACTAAACTGGGCCCATTCATTCATGTATATTGTTGAGCCTTAGGATGGTATTTATTGCTTACTTGACCCAGCAGGCTTTATATCTGACAGGCCTCTGAATGTATTTGTGTGTCAAGGCTTACCAGAAATcacccttaaataactcacaacagacacaataatttaggtttggtttttggcattaattttggccacaactttatttaaatacattttttaatccgagtgttggcttaggcttttggttaaccattcgtccCTCCTTAAGAAGGACCAATCCCATCTGTCCActttggacaggactcaactcatctgccctcttggggcaggactcacatcatctgcccccttggggcaggactcacttcatctgtccacttgggacaggactcaccactgtccacttggacagtaccagctccgacttccccaagggtaaagggaagtcaagtgaacacccctgggagaggaggtagctgaggcca
The window above is part of the Zootoca vivipara chromosome 13, rZooViv1.1, whole genome shotgun sequence genome. Proteins encoded here:
- the LOC118078471 gene encoding olfactory receptor 14A16-like, with the translated sequence MLNQSRVNGFLLLGFSEIQELQIFHIIFFVTMYLVALIENLLIITVIIYSHQLHTPMYFFLANLSLQDFGSISVTVPKSIANSLMKTQAISYSGCVCQVFFLVFFLISHYLLLGVMAYDRYVAICNPLHYETVMNKKACIQMATSVWIGGLFYSAMHTGTTFTVEFCSNVINQFFCEIPQLLKISCFDSYINEVRVLILGSCFGFVYFFLIVFSYVQIFRTVLRIPSSQGKQKVFSTCLPHFFVISLFMVSGMFVYLKPTSGSPSAFDLLVSMFYCMVPPVMNPVIYSIRNRELKMAFWKLLVNISPQFLGKIHSSF